From Salvia splendens isolate huo1 chromosome 3, SspV2, whole genome shotgun sequence, a single genomic window includes:
- the LOC121794430 gene encoding protein transport protein Sec24-like At3g07100, whose product MGMESPNLPNHSFRPSSAASPYLFSAPVAGSEASVFRLAPQAPSQFPTPPHSSGPVVGSQGPAFRPPPPGRPNGLVRPTPPPVSSSYGPPVTGFRNSQMHSTDQAVLHTGQPVVPLGPPPTGTPAGPTTLAPVPILSQPQPPSIPMRFPDSTKTEQIHTNGHPSQPFSLSRPNVQPSSASMGPSYATGRDAYRPSFPGEANGQRNSVLQYPPMHTPSFSLQQGGYGPPAAASPFLAQQRSYGPPVTSIGYPGTQMQHHGIPPPTANAQGLAEDFSSLSLGSAPGSFDTGLDAEALPRPLDCDVELKSFAEMYPMNCSSTFLRLTTSGIPNSQSLASRWHLSLGAVVCPLAEAPAGEEVPVVNFATTGIIRCKRCRTYVNPYVSFTDNGRKWKCNMCSLLNDVQSDYFAHLDASGRRVDLDQRPELLKGSIELIAPAEYMVRPPMPPLFLFLIDVSVSAAKSGVLEVVAQTIKSSLDNLPGYPRTQIGFITYNSTIHFYNMKSSLMQPQMMVISDLDDVFVPLPDDLLVNLSESRNVVEAFLDSLPSMFQDNMKLESAFGPALKAAFTVMSKLGGKVLVFQSTLPSLGIGRLRLRGDDIRVYGTDKEHLLRAPEDPFYKLMAADFTKFQISVNIYAFSDQYTDIASLGTLAKYSGGQVYYCPSFQSSTHKYKLAHELTRDLTRETAWEAVMRIRCSKGVRFTSYHGNFMLRSTDLLALPAVDCDKAYAAQLSLDETLLTTQTVYIQVALLYTSSSGERRIRVHTAAAPVVTDLGEMYRLADTGAIVSLFSRLAIEKSLSYKLEDARNAVQIRIVKALREYRNLYAVQHCLSGRMIYPESLKFLPLYGLALCKSTPLRGGYGDVQLDERYAAGFTMLALPVKKLLKLLYPNLVRVDDLLVKSSPQTDESGIIKMRVPLAVKSLDARGLYIFDDGFRFVIWFGGSISPDIGRKLLGEDFSGDYSKVSLSQRDNDMSIKLWKMLHKFRESDPSYFQLCHLVRQNEQPREGFFLLMNLVDDQNAEGSSYANWIMQLHRQVQQNA is encoded by the exons ATGGGGATGGAAAGTCCTAATCTTCCAAATCATTCATTTAGGCCTTCTTCTGCAGCATCGCCTTATTTATTTTCTGCTCCTGTGGCTGGATCGGAAGCATCAGTCTTTAGGCTTGCACCTCAAGCTCCCTCTCAGTTTCCAACACCTCCGCATTCCTCTGGACCTGTGGTTGGATCACAGGGTCCAGCATTTAGACCTCCCCCACCAGGCAGACCCAATGGACTAGTTAGGCCTACTCCACCACCAGTTTCATCATCATATGGTCCACCGGTTACAGGATTTCGAAATTCCCAAATGCACTCAACCGATCAAGCAGTATTACACACAGGTCAGCCTGTTGTACCTCTTGGTCCTCCTCCAACAGGAACCCCTGCAGGTCCGACGACATTAGCTCCTGTCCCTATTCTATCACAGCCTCAGCCACCTTCAATACCTATGAGATTTCCTGATAGCACCAAAACTGAACAAATCCACACAAATGGTCATCCCTCTCAACCATTTTCATTATCCAGGCCTAATGTCCAACCTTCCTCTGCATCAATGGGGCCATCATATGCCACTGGCAGAGATGCCTATCGACCGTCATTTCCAGGGGAGGCTAATGGGCAACGAAACTCTGTGTTGCAATATCCACCTATGCACACTCCATCCTTTTCCTTACAGCAGGGAGGCTATGGTCCACCAGCAGCTGCATCTCCCTTTCTTGCTCAACAAAGAAGTTATGGTCCACCTGTAACATCTATAGGCTATCCAGGGACCCAAATGCAGCATCATGGCATCCCTCCTCCTACTGCTAATGCACAGGGCTTGGCTGAAGATTTCAGTTCACTCTCTCTTGGATCTGCACCAGGATCATTTGATACAGGTCTTGATGCTGAAGCATTACCAAGGCCATTGGATTGTGATGTTGAACTTAAATCTTTTGCAGAGATGTACCCTATGAATTGTAGTTCTACATTTCTAAGACTGACAACAAGTGGCATACCAAATTCTCAGTCCTTGGCATCAAGGTGGCATTTGTCTCTTGGGGCTGTTGTTTGTCCTCTGGCAGAAGCTCCTGCTGGG GAGGAAGTTCCAGTAGTTAATTTCGCCACCACAGGCATCATTCGCTGCAAGAGGTGTCGCACTTACGTAAACCCCTATGTGTCCTTTACGGACAATGGAAGAAAATGGAAGTGCAATATGTGTTCTTTACTCAACGATG TTCAAAGTGATTACTTTGCACACTTGGATGCTAGTGGAAGAAGAGTTGACTTGGATCAACGGCCTGAGCTTTTGAAGGGTAGTATTGAGTTAATAGCTCCAGCAGAATATATGGTCCGCCCTCCAATGCCACCACTATTTTTGTTCCTCATCGATGTATCGGTATCAGCTGCTAAAAGTGGAGTGCTTGAG GTTGTGGCACAGACTATTAAGTCGAGTTTGGATAACTTGCCTGGTTATCCTCGAACACAGATTGGCTTCATAACTTACAATAGTACAATACATTTCTATAATATGAAG TCATCTTTAATGCAGCCTCAGATGATGGTCATTTCTGATTTGGATGATGTATTTGTCCCACTACCAGATGATCTTCTGGTCAACCTATCAGAATCCAGAAATGTGGTGGAAGCATTTCTTGATAGTTTGCCCTCAATGTTCCAGGACAACATGAAATTAGAATCAGCATTTGGTCCAGCTCTTAAAGCTGCATTCACGGTTATG AGTAAACTTGGAGGTAAAGTGTTGGTTTTCCAGAGTACATTGCCATCACTGGGTATAGGCCGATTGCGGTTGCGGGGAGATGATATTCGAGTTTATGGGACAGATAAGGAGCATTTATTGCGAGCACCTGAAGATCCTTTTTATAAACTGATGGCTGCTGATTTTACAAAATTTCAGATATCTGTGAACATATATGCTTTTAGTGACCAGTACACAGATATAGCATCATTAG GAACACTGGCAAAATATTCTGGTGGTCAAGTGTACTATTGTCCAAGTTTCCAATCAAGTACTCATAAATATAAGTTGGCACATGAATTGACTAGAGATCTTACTAGGGAGACTGCTTGGGAGGCGGTGATGCGGATAAGATGTTCCAAAG GAGTACGCTTTACTTCCTATCATGGAAACTTCATGCTAAGATCTACAGACTTACTAGCACTTCCTGCTGTTGATTGTGATAAAGCTTATGCAGCACAGTTATCTCTTGATGAGACTCTATTAACCACACAGACAGTGTATATCCAAGTGGCTCTGTT ATACACATCCTCATCTGGAGAAAGGCGTATCAGGGTACATACCGCGGCAGCTCCAGTTGTTACTGATCTAGGAGAAATGTATCGCCTGGCTGACACAGGGGCAAttgtttctttgttttcaaGGCTAG CAATTGAGAAGTCTTTGTCCTATAAGCTGGAAGATGCTCGAAATGCTGTTCAAATTAGGATTGTCAAAGCCCTCAGAGAATACAGAAATCTCTATGCTGTCCAGCATTGTTTGAGTGGAAGGATGATTTACCCTGAATCACTGAAATTCTTACCGTTGTATGGATTAGCATTATGTAAATCTACACCGCTACGTGGTGGATATGGTGATGTGCAACTGGATGAACGCTATGCGGCAGGTTTTACCATGTTGGCTTTACCTGTTAAAAAGTTGCTGAAACTTCTCTATCCAAACCTGGTTCGTGTGGATGATCTTCTTGTAAAA TCTTCTCCTCAAACCGATGAATCTGGCATCATCAAGATGAGGGTACCTCTTGCTGTGAAGAGCTTAGATGCCAGAGGTCTTTATATCTTTGATGATGGCTTCCGATTTGTTATATGGTTTGGTGGATCTATTTCACCTGATATTGGTAGAAAGTTGCTCGGGGAAGACTTTAGTGGCGACTATTCAAAG GTTAGCCTTTCTCAACGAGACAATGATATGTCAATAAAACTATGGAAGATGCTTCACAAATTTAGGGAGAGCGACCCATCATATTTTCAGCTATGTCATCTTGTGAGACAAAATGAACAACCAAGAGAAGGTTTTTTCCTACTCATGAATCTAGTGGATGATCAGAATGCTGAGGGAAGTAGCTACGCCAACTGGATTATGCAGCTACACCGACAAGTGCAACAAAATGCATAA
- the LOC121794197 gene encoding heat stress transcription factor A-7a-like, with protein sequence MNSRFRVKEEFESSDPEPPQPTEGLHEAGPPPFLTKTFDMVDDSSTANIVSWSRGGHSFVVWDPNAFASLLLPAYFKHNNFSSFVRQLNTYGFKKIDSEKWEFANEEFLRGQRHLLKNIRRKKAEAVEQDGEADRLRRDKHVLTMELVKLRQQQQSNRLYLQQMEQRLEGTEKKQQQMMRFLSKAMQNPDFMNQLVQQRDKGKDLDQDVSIKRSRLIEDIAGMGTSRNDKGLNKDVKVEVGGFEMSELETLALQMQRLGKAKLASDGEGSNFEQLANYDRELDEGFWKDLFDQEFDEEKRDEDG encoded by the exons ATGAACTCAAGATTCCGAGTGAAGGAGGAGTTTGAGTCATCTGATCCAGAGCCTCCACAACCGACGGAGGGGCTGCATGAAGCCGGGCCGCCGCCGTTTCTGACCAAGACCTTCGACATGGTTGACGACTCCTCCACCGCAAACATCGTTTCTTGGAGCAGAGGCGGCCACAGCTTTGTTGTTTGGGATCCTAACGCATTCGCATCTCTGCTCTTGCCTGCCTActtcaagcacaacaacttCTCTAGCTTCGTCAGACAGCTCAACACATAT GGGTTCAAGAAGATCGATTCCGAGAAATGGGAGTTCGCAAATGAGGAGTTTTTGAGGGGCCAAAGGCATCTCTTGAAGAACATTAGGAGAAAAAAGGCAGAGGCGGTCGAGCAAGACGGCGAGGCTGACCGGCTGAGGCGAGACAAGCACGTGCTGACGATGGAGCTGGTGAAGCTGAGGCAGCAGCAGCAGAGCAACAGGTTGTACCTTCAACAAATGGAGCAGAGATTGGAAGGAACAGAGAAGAAGCAGCAGCAGATGATGAGATTCTTGTCCAAGGCAATGCAGAATCCTGATTTTATGAATCAGTTGGTGCAGCAGAGGGACAAGGGGAAGGATCTGGACCAGGACGTCTCTATTAAGCGGTCGAGGCTGATTGAGGATATTGCAGGGATGGGGACGAGTCGAAATGACAAAGGGCTGAATAAAGATGTTAAGGTCGAGGTTGGTGGATTTGAGATGTCCGAGCTCGAGACGCTCGCCCTGCAAATGCAGCGTCTGGGGAAGGCGAAACTGGCGAGCGATGGCGAGGGTTCGAATTTCGAGCAGCTCGCGAACTACGATAGAGAGCTGGACGAGGGATTTTGGAAGGATTTGTTTGATCAGGAATTTGATGAGGAAAAGAGGGATGAAGATGGATAA